A genomic segment from Diospyros lotus cultivar Yz01 chromosome 5, ASM1463336v1, whole genome shotgun sequence encodes:
- the LOC127801612 gene encoding ABC transporter G family member 1-like: MASYSHSKQPPANLETRYSLEMDTTAPMAAHKREENPGATRLGSGVKDHGEGAFLTWEDLWVTVSNGKGGGRPILQGITGYARPGELLAIMGPSGCGKSTLLDALAGRLGASTRQAGDILVNGHKQALAYGTSAYVTQDDTLITTLTVGEAVYYSAQLQLPKSMSRSEKKERADMTIREMGLQDSMDTRIGGWGAKGLSGGQKRRVSICIEILTRPKLLFLDEPTSGLDSAASYYVMSRIAHLDQREGRTIIASIHQPSGEVFRLFHNLCLLSSGRTVYFGPTNAADEFFASNGFPCPIQQNPSDHFLKTINKDFDQEDIEQGSVGRKTTEEVIDILVKSYKSSDSYQDVRRQVSGICTKEGGALGKSNSHASFLTQCLVLTQRSFLNMYRDLGYYWLRLAIYVAIGIALGTIFHKLGSSYGSIQARASWIMYVASFLTFMAIGGFPSFVEDMKVFLRERLNGHYGSSAFVIGNTVSATPYLLLISLIPGAIAYFLAGLQTGYEQFLYFASVLFTCTMLVESLMMIVASVVPNFLMGIIAGAGIQGMMILGGGFFRLPNDMPNPFWRYPLYYISFHKYAYQGLYKNEFEGLTFPSNQPGGPPISGEEVLRDEWQVEMGYSKWVDLAILLGMVVFYRFLFFGIIKAVETLKSRTFVSAPPKQGNQIMANPNATPTHMS; this comes from the exons ATGGCATCTTATAGTCACTCTAAACAACCACCAGCCAACCTAGAAACCAGGTACTCATTGGAGATGGACACTACTGCTCCAATGGCAGCCCATAAACGAGAAGAAAATCCAGGAGCGACAAGGCTGGGAAGTGGGGTGAAAGATCATGGAGAGGGAGCTTTCTTGACATGGGAGGATCTGTGGGTGACAGTTTCAAATGGAAAGGGCGGCGGCAGACCAATCCTTCAGGGGATTACAGGCTATGCCCGGCCCGGCGAGCTCTTGGCCATAATGGGTCCTTCTGGCTGTGGCAAGTCTACTCTGCTTGATGCATTGGCAG GGAGGTTGGGAGCCAGCACAAGACAGGCTGGTGATATCCTAGTTAACGGTCACAAACAAGCACTGGCTTATGGAACTTCG GCTTATGTGACTCAAGATGATACCTTGATTACAACACTAACTGTTGGAGAAGCCGTGTACTATTCTGCTCAACTCCAATTGCCAAAGTCTATGTCGAGATctgagaaaaaagagagagcaGACATGACAATAAGAGAGATGGGCTTGCAAGATTCGATGGACACGAGAATTGGTGGATGGGGAGCTAAGGGCCTTAGTGGGGGCCAAAAGAGGAGGGTAAGCATTTGCATCGAGATTCTAACACGCCCTAAACTTCTCTTCCTCGATGAACCAACAAGCGGGCTGGATAGTGCAGCATCATATTATGTAATGAGCAGGATTGCACACCTTGATCAACGGGAGGGAAGGACGATCATCGCATCCATTCATCAGCCTAGTGGTGAAGTTTTTAGGCTGTTCCACAATCTCTGCCTCCTGTCTTCTGGCAGAACAGTGTATTTTGGCCCCACAAATGCAGCAGATGAG TTCTTTGCATCAAATGGTTTCCCTTGCCCAATTCAGCAGAATCCTTCGGACCACTTTCTTAAAACAATAAACAAGGATTTTGATCAG GAGGACATAGAACAAGGTTCCGTTGGAAGGAAAACAACAGAGGAAGTGATCGATATTCTGGTAAAATCATATAAATCATCCGACAGCTACCAAGATGTTAGAAGACAAGTTTCTGGTATATGTACAAAG GAAGGTGGAGCACTTGGAAAGAGCAACAGCCATGCTAGTTTTCTTACTCAATGCCTTGTTCTAACCCAAAGATCTTTCCTCAACATGTACCGAGATCTTGGTTACTACTGGCTCCGCCTAGCAATATATGTGGCAATAGGCATAGCTCTGGGCACTATCTTCCATAAACTTGGCTCAAGTTACGGTTCCATTCAG GCCAGGGCATCATGGATCATGTATGTAGCTTCATTCCTGACTTTCATGGCTATTGGTGGCTTCCCCTCATTTGTGGAGGATATGAAG GTATTTTTACGGGAAAGGTTGAACGGGCACTATGGTTCCAGTGCCTTTGTCATCGGCAACACAGTTTCTGCAACACCATATTTGTTACTAATTTCACTAATTCCTGGAGCTATTGCTTATTTCCTGGCTGGTCTTCAAACAGGATACGAACAATTTTTGTACTTTGCTTCAGTTCTTTTCACTTGTACTATGCTGGTGGAGAGCCTAATGATGATTGTGGCGAGTGTCGTGCCCAATTTCCTTATGGGCATAATAGCTGGGGCAGGGATACAAGGCATGATGATATTAGGTGGTGGATTCTTCAGGCTGCCAAATGACATGCCCAATCCATTCTGGAGATACCCTTTGTACTACATATCGTTCCACAAATATGCATATCAGGGACTGTATAAGAATGAGTTCGAAGGATTAACATTTCCTAGTAATCAACCAGGAGGGCCTCCCATCAGTGGTGAAGAAGTGCTTAGAGATGAATGGCAAGTAGAAATGGGATACTCTAAGTGGGTAGACCTTGCCATCTTGCTAGGAATGGTGGTTTTCTACCGATTCCTATTCTTTGGCATCATCAAGGCCGTCGAAACTTTGAAATCCAGAACATTCGTGTCTGCACCACCTAAGCAGGGAAATCAAATCATGGCTAACCCAAATGCTACTCCAACTCATATGAGCTGA